The following DNA comes from Cytophagales bacterium.
ATCTTTTGAAAAAAGCAAAAAAAGATGTGGCCCGATTTCCTGAAAAGCTTAATTTAGTCCTGCAAATAACAAAGGACTCCCACAAAGCAACAGACATTCCCTTTGAGTCGGAGAACTTAACAACTTTAGAAAAATGAAGAAAATTCTATTAATCGTTTTAGGGATAATTGTGGCCTTTGCTGCATTGGCTCAAGATATCGACGGTGATCTGGCGCTCCATTCAACTATTGATGGATACACGAATGACATCCACCAAAAGCGTCATAATATTATGGCTGATGGTTCTGCTATTTCAAAGGATATCATTTGTAATAATCATTGATCAGAACAAAAAAATTAAATCGTTGCAAGAGAAAAAATAAATAGCTCTTCTACGAATAGTAAAATATAAGACACAGCAATACACTATTTCTACTTAAGGCCATTTCACAAGAAATGGCTTTTTGTTTTTTTTAATACCGGTTTTCGGGAATGCTTCGTTGATAGGGCATGCGAATCATGATCCCATTATTATTCGTTCTCCATTTTTTCAATGGCGCGTGCCAACAAAAGTCACTGGCAGAGGCTGCCATGGACCTGACGAATGACCAAGTGACTTACGATCCCGCCTATTTCTCTATTTCCTACCCTATGGGAGATATCCCGACTGACAAAGGGGTTTGCACTGATGTGGTCATTAGGGCTTACAGAAAGATTGGCGTGGACTTACAACAACTCGTTCACGAGGATATGAAAGCTAATTTCAGACTTTATCCGAACAACTGGGGTTTGAACCGGACCGATCCAAACATCGATCACAGACGAGTACCCAATCTCATGACTTTTTTTGAAAGATTCGGTGAAAGCAAGCCCAACACCAATGATGTTTCTGACTACAGACCAGGAGATATCGTATGTTGGGACCTTGGCAAGGGCATCAATCACATAGGTATTGTTGTTGCCCATCATAACGGCACTGAACATCGACCACTAATCGTTCACAACATTGGAGCTGGTCAGGTTTTACAAGACTTTCTATTCGACTATCCAATCATCGGTCACTTTCGATTTGAATAAGCTGGGAACCGAAGCTGAATAATTCCCACGATAGAAGACTCAGAAAAACGCTCAGACAGGTCGTCCTTATTACTATTTTGTACATACTCCCAGGCTTTTATACACCGTTACAATTCAATTATTGATCAGGATAGCCTGGATGATTAACTTAGTTGAGGAAGCTCAAAATAGAAGAAGTTATGCACAACCCGGTGAATTGGTTTGAGATCCCGGTCCATGACATGGATCGTGCCCAGTCTTTTTATGAAATTATCTTTGACATCAAAATTGCCATCAACCCATTAGAGAATTCTGTAATGGGATGGTTCCCTTTTGATCATGCAGCACCTGGGGCGACAGGTACATTGATCAAAGGAGAGTCTTACATTCCCTCACACGCAGGAACTATGGTCTATTTTTCCGTAACAGAAATCAATGATGTCCTGACACGTGTAGAGCAAGCCGGAGGTAAGATCCTCAATACCAAATTCAGTATCGGCGAACACGGTTTTTGCGGACATTTTGAAGACACGGAAGGGAACCGAATTGCTTTACACCAGGGAATTGCATCGAGTTAATTTGCTATCAAGATCAGGATGGCAATGAGTAGTAATATGATCCAGCCCGGATGACGGCCTTTGGTTCCAATACCAACCAGCAAAGCGCCTAGCAACATGGTGGCAACAATAAAAAGAGGAAAATCTCCAGGCAATTCCATGCCTGCCAGCTCCAGTAAATAAAGTCCCAGGCAGGCACCGAAAATTGTCACTAAATGCCAGGTTGCCCATAAAATTCCACGGTACTTTTTCAGCAAGGAATATGTTGCCTCTTTCCGTAGTGGTTGAAAGATCATGCGCTCACCGAGGATCGAATGAACCGCTCCGAGTAGAAAACACAAAACACCGGCCATTATAAGCATCTAGTTATCTTTTATGGACGTGAATTTATTACTTATACTCACCAGAATAACTACCATTGCAGTGTGATCGTTTCCAAACCCAAATCTCAATCCGTATTTGCCTTATCGCTATTCCTGATCATCATTCTTGGCGTGACCATCTGGATCATTCTCGACCTGGTGCGATATCCCGAATCCTACTTTATCCTGAAGCTCATCATGGCACCTGTACTACTTGTTATCTGGACGTACATTGTCGTAAACTTCTATAGTTCATCAAAGATCATCGAATTGGGAGATAACAAAATCAGCTTCAAACTGCCCTTGCAATCAAAGAAAAGCTACAAAATCAATGATATCCGAAACTGGAAGGAAGAGAAAGTAAAAACCAAGGGCAATGAATTCAAAGAAATACAGATCAATCTCCCTAACGATCGATTGAGAATTAGCAATCGTGAGCATACTTCTTATGAGGATGTGAGGAAGTATTTGACCAAAAAGGTGAAGCGCAAGTAGTATTACTAAAAACGATCCACCTCTTTATAAGCCTCAATCACACGCATTTCTCCTTCCTTTCCGGGTCTCGAATTGCCATGCTCCATGCCCACAATTCCCGTATAGCCTTTGCTATGAATGTGTTTGAAGACATTTAGATAATTGATCTCACCAGTCGTCGGCTCTTTTCTTCCAGGATTATCCCCCACTTGAAAATAAGCGATCTCGTCCCAGGCCATATCGATGTTTTTGATGAGGTGACCTTCCTGTATTTGCTGATGATATACGTCGAACAGAATCTTGCAAGAAGGGCTGTTCACAGCTTTGCAGATCTCATATGCTTGTGGGATTTTGGTCAGAAATTGCCCATCATGTCCGGCCCACCAGTTCAAAGGTTCCAGGACCATTGTCAGACCATGAGGCTCAAATATTTCACATGCTTGCCGTAGTGATTCTACCACATTGGCCGTCTGATATCCCATTTCCAAACGCAGGTCAACATGTCCTGGAACTACCGTCATCCATTTGGCATACACTCTTTTAGCTACCTCAACAGAATTGCGAATACCGTTTAGAAACTCTTCGCGCCACTCTGCTTTGCCACTGGTCAGATTAGGATCACGCCAATAGATTTTGTGGGCCACAAAAACCCCCATTTCCATCCCTAATTGCTCCATCTTCCTGGCGATCTTATTTTGATCGTCTATGGAACGACCAGTCATGCCATTGTCCTCTAGCGCCGTGAATCCCTGGTCAGCCATGAACTGTAGCTGATCTTCCAGGTCTTTACCCGCCGATTGTTCAAACATGCCAAAATGCGGCGCATATTTCAATTGGAATCCACCAGTCTGCTCTTTCTCATGATCAGATGCTTGAGCGATTCCGGGAATGAAAGGGAGTGCCGCGGCACCCATGCTTCGTCTAAAAAATTTTCTGCGTTCCATGATCGAAAAAAGGTCAGGTTAATTTTACTCTCCAGGTTGATACGTGCGTTTGGCTCGGGCCTCCACATCCGCTCGGTAGTAGGCTACATCCTTGAATTGACAATCGACATAGCGCTGTGCCTGGTCATCGAAATGTGGAGAATCCGGATCACCACTTTGTCCTCCTGCCAGCATGCTTTTTGCTTTCACTTTATCACCGAATTCAACTACCGCCACAAAACTATTTCCTGAAGTACCATAAAGGCGTTTTGTCCCTGGGTAAGCCCTGGCACCGTAGCTGGCCAATGCACCCCAACGCCCGGAGGCCATACCTACAGGCAAGCTCGGTTCTGAATCATTGAATGGCTGACGAATTTCGCCATTGAGGCGTTGATAGCGATTGATCTCCCCCCATGGTTTATTCCAGGAGCCAAAATCTTCATTCAACTGTGTCAGAGTCTGCTTGAAAAATCCAAGACGTTCTTCCTTGGGAGCATCTGTCCCGAAATAGTTGATCCGCTCCATTCTCGATAAGCCCGGAGTGGCTGAACCTTCCCGATTGATGAGTGATCCATAAAAATGAGCAAGTGACATAGGCACTGAGGCAGCCGATACTTTGAAATCCCAATTTCGCAAGGCATCAATAGCTTCTCTCAAATCCGGATCTTTGGGTCTTGTCTGATCATACGCCTCGACCAGCCCCGGAATCAATTGCTCAAAGCCCGTAATGACCGGATCATACCCTACCTCGATCAGCTTATCCAGGGTGTAACCATCAGTCTTTTCCAGTAATCGAATCGCATGGACTCCACGGAAGTTTTCCGGTGCATACGACATGTAGTACGGATAATCCTCTTTTTTCGGACTGTTTTCTGCGGCAGATGTGAATGGGGTAGAATTACAGTTTTGTATCCATCCGTTGGAAGGATTAAGAACCGTGATGGCTTCTTCTACATCGTGTAACCCATTCCAGTCTGTAGCTGGATTGGAACCATCAACTGGTCTCCGGTAATCGAAGGTGGTATCTCGAACAGGAATGAAGTTCCCGTGGAAATAGGCGATGTTTCCTTCTGAATCTGCATAGACTGTATTGTTGGACGAATTGGTCTTCATGTCCATCATTTTTCGAAAACCTGCATATCCTGATTGTTTGGTTCGAATAAAGGATTGCTGCAATGCATCAACCGGCTCCCACATCAGCGCAGTTGCTACCCATTTATCTTCAATTTTATGAGTGATTGGACCATGATGCGTCTTATACAATTCAAAGGTCTTGCTTTCACCTCCCGTATCAGTCTTGTAATTTAGTGTAACGGACTGCTGCCCTACAGGAAGCAAATCATCGCCGTATTTGTACATCAAGGTTCCTTCATCGTCTCCTCTACCTGGTTCTGTGGTCTCAATAAACTCGTCGATCACATCGGTGTAAGTGGAAGTGTGCATCCAGCCCGTATTTTCATTAAAGCCCTGATAAACGAAAAACTGTCCCCAGGTTACCGCACCGTAAGCATTGAGTCCTTCTTCACTGACGACATGGATCTCACCACGAAAAAAGAAAGACGTATGCGGATTGATCAACAACATGGCATCACCGGACTCGGTCAGGTCGCCAGAAATCGCAAATCCATTGGAGCCCTGTGGCTCGAGATACGGATCTACCAGCGCCAGTCCGTTTCCTTCTTCATTCAATGCCAGGGACTGATTGGATTCATAAAAAGCCTTGATCCTTCTTGTAGAAACCCGTTCGATATCTCCCCCTATGGAACCCTCACTAAAATAGAATGGCATCCAGGGCTCAAAGCGGGTCAGCAACTTCGGCTTGACTTCCGGATGGGTATGGAGGTAATAATTGATCCCATCAGCAAATGCGTCGCACAATTTCTTGAGCCAGTCGGGACTTTCGTTATAGTGATCAATGGCTTCTTCTTTGGACATGAAAAGTCTTGCCCTTAAATCGCTGTAGAGTGCATCTTCTCCTTCTACCTCGGCTAGTCGGCCGATGGCCCAGATATAATTGCGCTCTACCCGATTGAAATCATCTTCGCATTGCGCATAGAGCATACCAAAAACAGCATCTGCATCCGTCTTACCATAGACATGCGGCACGCCAAAATCATCTCGAATGATGGTCACATTTTCTGCTTGTTGCTCCCACTTTTCTATCTCTGATGGTCCACATGCAGCCAGGATCAGTATTGATAGTATCCAGGGTATACTCTTCATAGGTCAATGAGGTTAGTGCACCTAATTTAATGATATCCCTTCATTTGATTAAGCAGTAGCATGTCGACCTTCAGATTATCCTGATAAGAGGTTGCTCCGAACTGGGAATGAAGAACACCTACTTATCTCTTTCAGCATCAACTTATTAATTAAAAATTCGTATTTATCTGCAGTGCGCCTTAGCAGAACCATATCGGCTTATTTGATCCAGGGTTGTTTCCTGGCATTGATGACGGTACTCAGTCCATTCGGGTATTATACAGATGGACAACAGCAAATCACCGAACCAACAAGAACGGAATTAGTCGAAAAGGGTCATTTCCAGGCTGAAGTCATTCCTGATTTTCATCCGGAGACTTTTGAACTCCCTAAGCTTCCGATCGCTTTTTCGGTAATACTGGCAGTTCACCATCAACAAACTCAGCAAACACTCAAACAAACGAGCGTCTTGCATTCGGATGGACCTTTTTTCTACAAGAAAACAACGCAATCCACCTCTTCCGAAGATGAACCTTTAAGCGCGCTCCCCTTCGCTTAACACAATGGTTCAACAGGCCTGATAAGGTCACATCAATTAATATTTTGAAGAAATTAAAGAAAGTGATTCGGATCACCTTTATGGTCCTGATCATCCTATTAGCAGCAGCCGGAGCCGGATTTGGGGCCATGCTACCCAATGTTCGCAGGTATCAGGATGCAGAAGTACAAATAGAATTAGTCGAAGAAAGAGAAGAAGAAGACGAGGATCAAATGAAGGAGAATATGGAGTGATTTTTTTCTTATGAGTTGCTAAATACTTAAGTCCCGCTACTATGGTAGGGCTTAGGTTTTTGACTGGTAAGAATTCTAGAAACTTAATTCCTCTGTACAGTTAATGGGAATATTTATTTCATAAACTTCAACAGGATATTGTATGCAGCATCTGGCAAGAGATATGAAGTACCTATGCTTTCCCCTGTCCTTTTTCCATCGATGAAAAAGGACGAAAAATCTAGGCCGGATTCATTTTTTCACGCTTTTTTACTCATTAGAGCAGGAATAAAATAAACTCGCCATTTTATGTATTGATAGCTATGAAGCGATTGCAGGCTCGAACAGAATTTTATTCTTTTTCTGCTCTTTCATGGAGTCAAAAACCTAAAATGAATCAAGGCCGTTTCTAAGCTGAAGCCAGACTTAACATTACTGCTCCTATCCTATAAGTCTTCGGATTGATGCAGTAATTGAAGATAGATATAATAGGATGAGGCTTAGATATATATATCACTCCAAAATAAGGAAATCCGAAATGAAAAAGTCGTTGCATCTGTTTATGCGACTATGATGCTCGAAAATCAAGAAGTTTCGAAAAAACGTATCAGGCAATTGTATGATGAAATACAGTGGAAAATCCGCTAGCAACTAAGCAACTTCACGAGCTTGATCAATCTTTCTTGACTTAGCGAATCTGTTTTTCAAAACTTGATTCCGAATAGAACTCTCATTACTTGCTCTCAAAAATGCAAATAGCAGTTTTGCTCTGTCATATGGCATCTTCCAGGCTACATAGATCAAAATGATCAGTCTCAAGAGGGCAAAAAAAGGAATGACTAGAAATACAAATAGGTATGTAATCTTATCTTTTGTCTTAAAACTTGCTCGAGGGCACAATCCATACGGATTCAAGCATACTTAAAAACAGAGTATGATTTCTATTATAGAATTGTGTAATGTCCTAATACACTTTTTACATGAATTATTATTCTTTGATGTAAAATCTTTCGATAAGACATTACAAAGATAACAAAAATTATATAATTTAAATATAACGTTATCATAACGCATATCCAGTCAAGCACAATATTGAATTTTTCGCTGACCTCAAACTTATTCTATTCCTCAGTTGTTCTTAATCCCTGTAAAAACTGAATTGACTCATGATCTCACCCATCAAAAGCATACGCCCATTGGGATTTCCCTGGGAAACCCTGGATCCTTTTTTGTTTTGTGTCTACCACAAAGACGACTATCCAAAAGGAAATGCCAATATGGGACCAGATGCGTCCCTGGCGGGCAGGAGCCTGGGCAATGATTTTACCATCAAAGACGGCTGGCGCATGTATCATGGTCAGACAGTTCCCGGCTTTCCACAGCACCCACACCGTGGTTTTGAGACCATTACGATCGTACCGCAAGGACTGGTGGATCATTCGGATTCCCTCGGGGCAGCCGGGCGCTTTGGAAATGGTGATGTGCAATGGATGACTGCCGGAAAGGGTGTACTACATTCGGAAATGTTCCCATTGCTTTCGCAAGAAGAGGAAAACCCACTCCTGCTTTTTCAAATCTGGCTCAACCTTCCGGCAAAAAGCAAGTTTGTTGACCCACACTTTGCCATGCTCTGGGGTGATACGATCCCCACCTATGAGCATTCGGATGCTTCTGGAAAACAAACAAAAGTGAAAGTGATTGCTGGCAAGATTGATGATGTCCAGGCTCCTCCTCCAGCTCCGAATTCCTGGGCAGCAGACGCAGCCAATGAGGTAGGCATCTGGAACATCAATATGGAACCTGGAGCAACATGGGATCTACCTGAGGCAAGCCCGGAAGTCAATCGGAAATTATATTTTTATCAAGGTGAGCAAATCCAAGTTGCAGGCGAAGGAATTGGATTGCAACAAGGACTCGACCTGGTTCCCAATGCCACCGTAACGTTGGAAAATGGCACTAAAGAGGGGCATTTATTGCTGCTCCAGGGAAAGCCCATCGGAGAACCTGTAGCGCAGTATGGTCCTTTTGTGATGAATACTCAGCAAGAAATCCAGGAAGCTTTCGCAGAATACCAACGCACCGAATTTGGTGGTTGGCCATGGCCCAAACACGACCATGTGCATCCACGCGAATCTGGCCGCTTTGCCAAACATGCGGATGGCAAAGAGGAGTTTAAGGATTAAGTATCACATAGAAATCCCTCCTTGCTCTAAATAGGGATTTGAGACGAAGCTGCTTTACAGTTATCTTAGTGTCATGTGTCGCTATGCCATGTCCACTTACAAGGATCACTTCGCTTGCTTCGAGTGCCGGAAGACCTTCAAAAGAAGATTGCTTTGGGATGTGAATCGTGACAAAGTGATCAACAGAGAAGAAGAACGCTCTGCTAAATGTCCGGAATGTGGTCAGCTCATGGCGGACATGGGAAAGGACTTTGAGGCCCCTAAAAAGCAAGACCTCAAATCCTGGAAACACATCAAATCCTTGTATGAAGTAGGCATCACGTTCCATTCTTGCGGATGTACAGGACCGGGCTTTATCCCTCGTGATCATGACACGTTGAGACAATTGTTGCTAGAACGACGATTGACTTACAACAGTAGCCTGCAACTGGGACTAAATCGGTTAAGAACAGCGAAAAATCCTTCTGATATCGATCAGCTTAATAAGGCTGTCGATGCCTGGCAATCCAAGCTTTCAAAAATTGACCAATACCTGGCATCCATTCAATAAGTAAGATCCTCCTCAATTTTGCGACTGAACCCAAAGAGACCAGTCGCCGCCAATAGGATCATCACGATATGTATGATGTACAAATACATGCGCTGATCAACTTGTTCACTTATATCAGGAAACACCGTCAATACAATCGTAGATCCGGCATTGAAGGCAGCATGCAGCAGAATGACCATGATCAGGCTTCCTTTTGTCTTTAAATACACATAACTAAAGACAAGGGTTTCTGACATGATTGTCAGGAAATACAGCAAAACAGTCCATGCGTTGACCTCAAAAACCGCAGGAATAGCGGCTCCCGGAAACGTAAATGATGCCAGATGCCACAAGGCCCAACAAAAGCCCAGGATCAAACTGCTTTTAAAAACATGGTACCGTTGCAACAATGCCGGCAGCATGTATCCCCGCCAACCCAGTTCTTCCATCAATGGCCCAAATGGCAATGCCAATAACAGGTAAACTAAGGCCATTTTCAACCCCTCTCCATAGGCAGGATTCCCCAAATCGAATCCAAATAAAACCGTGCTAATGGTCGCCAAATAGTATAACCCAACTGGAAGGGCAATTACAAACAAATACCATCTCCAATGAACCTTGAAAGATTTGAATCGTCTCAATAATCGACCAACACCTTTCTTACCCTCATTTAGCGCAACGACAATCACCGCGGCAATACTGGGACCAAATCCTCCTGGAATCCCGATCAACACCAACCAGGGAAATGTGCCTTCTTCCGCATTCAGTATTGCCTGATAACAAGGGTAGAGAAAAGTCCACGATAAGGCGTAGTTCAACAATATGTAAAAG
Coding sequences within:
- a CDS encoding DUF1287 domain-containing protein — encoded protein: MIPLLFVLHFFNGACQQKSLAEAAMDLTNDQVTYDPAYFSISYPMGDIPTDKGVCTDVVIRAYRKIGVDLQQLVHEDMKANFRLYPNNWGLNRTDPNIDHRRVPNLMTFFERFGESKPNTNDVSDYRPGDIVCWDLGKGINHIGIVVAHHNGTEHRPLIVHNIGAGQVLQDFLFDYPIIGHFRFE
- a CDS encoding VOC family protein codes for the protein MRKLKIEEVMHNPVNWFEIPVHDMDRAQSFYEIIFDIKIAINPLENSVMGWFPFDHAAPGATGTLIKGESYIPSHAGTMVYFSVTEINDVLTRVEQAGGKILNTKFSIGEHGFCGHFEDTEGNRIALHQGIASS
- a CDS encoding TIM barrel protein; this encodes MERRKFFRRSMGAAALPFIPGIAQASDHEKEQTGGFQLKYAPHFGMFEQSAGKDLEDQLQFMADQGFTALEDNGMTGRSIDDQNKIARKMEQLGMEMGVFVAHKIYWRDPNLTSGKAEWREEFLNGIRNSVEVAKRVYAKWMTVVPGHVDLRLEMGYQTANVVESLRQACEIFEPHGLTMVLEPLNWWAGHDGQFLTKIPQAYEICKAVNSPSCKILFDVYHQQIQEGHLIKNIDMAWDEIAYFQVGDNPGRKEPTTGEINYLNVFKHIHSKGYTGIVGMEHGNSRPGKEGEMRVIEAYKEVDRF
- a CDS encoding acylase; this encodes MKSIPWILSILILAACGPSEIEKWEQQAENVTIIRDDFGVPHVYGKTDADAVFGMLYAQCEDDFNRVERNYIWAIGRLAEVEGEDALYSDLRARLFMSKEEAIDHYNESPDWLKKLCDAFADGINYYLHTHPEVKPKLLTRFEPWMPFYFSEGSIGGDIERVSTRRIKAFYESNQSLALNEEGNGLALVDPYLEPQGSNGFAISGDLTESGDAMLLINPHTSFFFRGEIHVVSEEGLNAYGAVTWGQFFVYQGFNENTGWMHTSTYTDVIDEFIETTEPGRGDDEGTLMYKYGDDLLPVGQQSVTLNYKTDTGGESKTFELYKTHHGPITHKIEDKWVATALMWEPVDALQQSFIRTKQSGYAGFRKMMDMKTNSSNNTVYADSEGNIAYFHGNFIPVRDTTFDYRRPVDGSNPATDWNGLHDVEEAITVLNPSNGWIQNCNSTPFTSAAENSPKKEDYPYYMSYAPENFRGVHAIRLLEKTDGYTLDKLIEVGYDPVITGFEQLIPGLVEAYDQTRPKDPDLREAIDALRNWDFKVSAASVPMSLAHFYGSLINREGSATPGLSRMERINYFGTDAPKEERLGFFKQTLTQLNEDFGSWNKPWGEINRYQRLNGEIRQPFNDSEPSLPVGMASGRWGALASYGARAYPGTKRLYGTSGNSFVAVVEFGDKVKAKSMLAGGQSGDPDSPHFDDQAQRYVDCQFKDVAYYRADVEARAKRTYQPGE
- a CDS encoding pirin family protein, whose amino-acid sequence is MISPIKSIRPLGFPWETLDPFLFCVYHKDDYPKGNANMGPDASLAGRSLGNDFTIKDGWRMYHGQTVPGFPQHPHRGFETITIVPQGLVDHSDSLGAAGRFGNGDVQWMTAGKGVLHSEMFPLLSQEEENPLLLFQIWLNLPAKSKFVDPHFAMLWGDTIPTYEHSDASGKQTKVKVIAGKIDDVQAPPPAPNSWAADAANEVGIWNINMEPGATWDLPEASPEVNRKLYFYQGEQIQVAGEGIGLQQGLDLVPNATVTLENGTKEGHLLLLQGKPIGEPVAQYGPFVMNTQQEIQEAFAEYQRTEFGGWPWPKHDHVHPRESGRFAKHADGKEEFKD
- a CDS encoding type II CAAX endopeptidase family protein; this encodes MNYALSWTFLYPCYQAILNAEEGTFPWLVLIGIPGGFGPSIAAVIVVALNEGKKGVGRLLRRFKSFKVHWRWYLFVIALPVGLYYLATISTVLFGFDLGNPAYGEGLKMALVYLLLALPFGPLMEELGWRGYMLPALLQRYHVFKSSLILGFCWALWHLASFTFPGAAIPAVFEVNAWTVLLYFLTIMSETLVFSYVYLKTKGSLIMVILLHAAFNAGSTIVLTVFPDISEQVDQRMYLYIIHIVMILLAATGLFGFSRKIEEDLTY